ATAAGCGGTACAGAAAAAACATATTAAATAGAAAGTACTGGATAAAAACCATTAAAAACAGCTTCCAGTTTCTTTTTTCCACCTCTTCCTTCAGCTGTACCAAACCTGCCTCAAAGATTAATAAAGCGCTTAGCTTCCGGTGATAGGCCGCCGCCTGAAATGCGCCTGACAGTCCTGCCGCTTCTATCATTAATAATATAAAGGCCGCTGCCATAAGACCTGCCAGACATATAAATGTCCAGGGTTTTGCCAAATAATCCACTATATTTTCATTTGTAATATAACTATATCCAGCCCTGTCCAGGGAGAAGTGAACGGCCCTGTCCAAAAGCTGCAGATAAATCGGCAGGGAAATCATTCTGTATATTAGTTCAAAAAGAACTATATTTCCTCCCTCCAGCCGAATTACCTGAAAAGTCTCTTTCAGACATTTATTCATATTTATCCTCAAAGTATAGGAAGCATTCTTTATGGTACGAAAAAGACTGCTGCAAAACTCATAGTCCTGTTTTTGCAACAGCCCCCTTCCTAATCTTCCTGCTGTTCTGCAATATTATTTTTACTATAACTTAAAATTCTTTCATTTAAAGAAAACATTTTAGCATCCAGCATATCCACCATATCTGCACAGTCCTTCAGCTCCTGCTGCAGATTATCAGGCGCGTCGCCTTCAAACTTATAATAAATCTTATGCTCCAGACTGGCCCAAAAATCCATTGCCACTGTGCGGATCTGTATCTCCACCTTTGTCTCTACCGGGCCTGAAGTAAGATAAATGGGAATAGTCACCACCATATGATAGCTTCTGTATCCGTTGGGCTTTGGATTTTTAATATAATCCTTAATATATAATACTGTAATATCCTTTTGGCGTTCAATCATGTCTACAATCTGATAAATATCTGAACGAAATGAACAGATAATTCTGATTCCTGCAATATCGCTCAGCTTCTCAATCATACTGTCAATCGTCACGTCATATCCAGACCGCTTTAACTTTTTAACAATGCTTTCTGGCGTCTTCAACCGGGATTTTACGTGTTCTATAGGATTATACTTGTTAATCTGGACGAATTCATTATTGATAATTTCAATTTTTGTATTGATTGCCTTTAATGCGGAATCGTATAAAAACATTATGGAACGCCATTGGTCTATTTGGTTATTCTTGGGGATACTTGCCATACCTTCCCCTCCTTCTGGCTGATTCCTTGTAATTTAAAATTTAAGTCCCTTGAGAAGAGCGCCAAGACCTGTAGTCGCCTCCCCTTTTTCTTTGTATTCAACGTGAACCGGCTCTTCCTTCTCCTCCGGCTCCAGCGCTCTCATGCTTAAACTTACCTTGCCGTCTGTCAGTGAAATAATCTTAGCAGTAACCTTCTGTCCCTCCTGAAGCACAACTCCCGGATGTTTAATTCTCTGATTGCTGATCTGGGAAATATGAATCAGACCGGACAGTCCATTCTCCAGGTTTACAAAAGCGCCGTAAGGCTTTAAGCTGTCAACAGTTCCATCTACAATATCGCCTACATGGCAGGCAGCCATCTTAGCATTTCTTTCTTCTTCTCTTTTCATTTTCTGAACTTCTCTGCCGGAAAGAACCAGCTTTTTCGCCTCAGGATCAGCAGTAATTACAACTGTCTCTAAAGACTTTCCTACCATGTCCTCCAGCTTCTCTACATATTCTGTAGAAATCTGGGAAGCAGGAATAAATGCTCTCAGCTCCTCCAAATATGTTACAACTCCGCCCTTTACTGCTTCTTTCACCTTTACCTTCACAACAGTTTTTTCATCCATCATCTGTTTTACAGACTGCCATTTTTCTGCATCTGGATTCTCGTCCTCTTCATAAGACGGTTTGTTCTGCTCTAACGCCTTATAAGAAGCCTCTAATTCTGCTGCATAATCTTCCATGCTTTCTGCCGCTCCCTGTACTTCTTCTGTCTCTGTCTGCACATTTTTAATTTCTTCCATAAATACGTTCTCCTTCTTAAAGCATTCTTTAATACTTTAATTTATCATATTCTCCATAATATTTCTATACCTTTTATGTAAAATTTACTTAATGTTTACACATACCGCCATGTTTTTCAGGAAACATTTACACAAAAACTATTATATGGCATAAAGTGGAAAAATATTACTATTTTAATATCTTGACATTTTACAAACATTTCACTATACTAAATATAGTAACTATTACTATTACCATTTATTTTGTAAAGGAGCCGCTATGAAGAGATTAAAATACAGCCGTCAGAGGGAATCTATTAAATCCTGTCTGATGTCTCGCCATGACCATCCCACAGCAGACGCCTTATACATGAGTATCCATGAAGAATTTCCAAATATCAGTCTGGGAACTGTTTACCGCAATTTAAATCTGCTTGTAGAAATGGGAGAAATCAGAAAATTAAGCTGCGGCGACAGCGCCGAGCATTTTGACGGCGACATTTCCCCTCACTACCATTTTGTTTGTCGTTCCTGCGGCGCTGTTTCAGATCTTCCTATGGAAATATCTTCCACCCTAAATGATATGGCATCCCAACACACGAAAGGACATATTGAAAACCACACTACTTATTTTTATGGAACATGTGAAGAATGTCTGAAAAAAACACAAAAAGAAATTTCATAAATAACTATTGACATAATGATTTAGTTGTGTTAAATTAATATTAGTAATCATTACTATTATTAAGTGATGAAACTATAAATATAATTTATTATATGTAAAGGAGAGATAAGCTATGAAGAAATGGGTTTGTACAGTATGTGGTTATGTTCACGAGGGAGAGACAGCTCCTGACGTATGTCCAGTATGTAAAGCGCCAGCAGATAAATTCAAAGAGCAGTCTGGTGAGAAAACTTGGGCTGCAGAGCACGTAGTAGGCGTTGCTCAGGGCGTAAGCGAAGATATTTTAATGGATTTAAGAGCTAACTTTGAGGGAGAATGTTCTGAGGTTGGTATGTATTTAGCTATGGCTAGAGTTGCTCACAGAGAAGGATATCCAGAGATTGGATTATACTGGGAGAAAGCAGCTTACGAAGAGGCTGAACATGCAGCTAAATTTGCTGAACTGTTAGGCGAAGTTGTAACAGACAGCACAAAGAAGAACTTAGAGATGAGAGTTGACGCTGAGAACGGTGCTACTGCCGGTAAGTTCGACCTGGCTAAGAGAGCAAAAGCTGCTAACTTAGACGCAATCCATGACACCGTACATGAGATGGCAAGAGATGAGGCTAGACATGGCAAGGCATTTGAGGGTCTGCTCAAGAGATATTTTGGTTAAGAAATACAAGGATTTTTGAAGTATGAGAGGATAGGCTTTATAGCCTGTCCTCTTTTTTCAAGTGGAAGAAAAGTGTACTTTTCTTTTTCTACAATCTTTATTTTCCCTATAAAGTGTACTTTCTGCAAAGTGTACTTTTTTACACCCCTATTCTACCGTTTTTATCCCCTGTTTACAAGCGTTTCTTTTCATCAACCTGTCAGCAATTCCTTAACAACTTTATACAACTATCAACAATTTTTAAAAAGTAATTGCAGAATCGGAACAACTTTTATTATGTTATGCGGCAGCCGCCGCCCCTTGCGCCCTCTGCCTAGTCTTTTTCCTCTACCCCTGTTCAGACGGACTTTTTTTATTTTATTACAAAAATTTGATAAAATATATATAAGAAAAAGAAATACAAAAGGCGACAATCCACAGGCGGCAAATAGCTTTAAATGCCTGCTGCCGCATAAAGCATAACAAGAGGAAAGGAAAACGAATGTCCGTACCAAATCAGAATATTATTATAATCCACAAGGAATATCCCCAAAAAAATTTTTTGCAGATAAAAAATGAAAACTGGCATAATATGTTGAAACAGACAAAACAAGACTATCCTGCTCTTGCCTTATATCTATATCTTGCTTCTAATATGGATAATTACAGATTAGAATTATCCCCACAGGCGATTGAAAACGCTATCGGTATGCCACGAAGCACATATTATAAAAAAGTGAAGATTTTAAAAGACAATGGATATATAATAGAGAAACAGGGAAATATATTAGAATTTTATGAAGTGCCACAAGAGCATAACAATTTGAAAAGCGGTCTCCCACAGGAACAACAAAATCTCTCCAAGAAACAGCAAAATCCACAGCAGAGACAAGACGATTTACCGCAGAAACAAAATCTTCCCCAACAGAATATAGAAATAGATAATAAATACACAGATAATATAGATAACAGAAATAATACAGATACAACCACCAATAGCAGGGAAATAAACGCATTTATATTTTAAGGAGTGCACAGCATGGAAAAGGGTATTTCAGACAGCAAAAGATTATCCCTCATATATTTGCAGGAATTATTTTTACAGAAAACAGACGAGACGCATTTTTTGAAAATGCCACAGATACTTGCATTTCTGGAAAAGAAAGATATTTTTATAGACCGCAGAACCGTATATACATATTTTAAATTGTTAAACTATACAGGTTTTGACATTGTTTCTGTCAGAGAAAAAGGGGATTGCAAATATCATCACCCACAAAGAATATTTGATATAACAGAATTGAAATTTTTGATTGATTCTATTGCCGCTTCTAAGTTTTTAACGGAGAAGAAGTCAAAAGAATTGATTGACAAAGTAAAATCTTTAGCAAGCGATTATGACAACGTCGCTTTAAATCGCAGCGTTTTATTAGGGAATCGAGTAAAAAGCATAAACAACACTGTATTAGAAAACCTTGATTCTATCTATGCCGCAATAGCGGACAACAGCAAAATCACATTTCAATATATGCGCTGGAATCCACAGCGTAAACTGGAATATCAGAAAGGCGGCAAACTGTACAGCGTCAGCCCCTATGCAGTATCTTTAAATGCAGATAACTATTATCTGATTGCCTATGACAATGCAGCGGAGCTTTTGAAGCACTATCGTATTGATAAGATGAAAAATATTAACCTGCTGCACGAAGCAAGAGAGGGAAAGAAAATTTTCAAATCGTTTAATCCTGTTGATTATACCTTAAAAACTTTTGGTATGTATGGCGGCAGAGAGGAAACGGTTAGTATAGAATGTTCCAACTCCCTTGTAGGCGTTTTCATTGACAGGTTCGGCTATGCCGCACATTTAAGACCAGATTTTGACAATGCCGATAAAACGATTGTAAGAATCTCTGTCAATGTAAGCCCTCAATTTTACGCATGGTTATTCGCTCTTAGCACAAGCGTAAAAATTCTTTCCCCAGATTCCGTAATAAATGAGTTTATCGCTATGACCGATTCTGTATTGAAAAATTATCGAAATTAACCGACTTTTTCGTTTTTTCCGTAATTTCAAAATAATATCTGTACCGCTATTCCCTTTCTGAAATTCAAAAATACTTTTGGAGAGGGAATAGACCTAACGACAAGGGAAACGGAGATTCGCATTTCTGGATTCCCAGAATATAGCCCCGCCCCTCTGCCGATTCGTCCTAGTTCATGCAGCTTCTGGCTCTGTCAAATTGACTGTTTCTGCCGCTGCTTTAGGTGCGGCTGCCGCTATCATTTCTCTATGGTTTGGATAATAGGTAAGAAACCATTCCCTCACATATTTGTAAACTGTACCGTTTTCATAACCATAGTTTTCATAGTGTAAAATAGTTTTCTCAAAACTAACGAGGTTCGCACTGTCCATAACAGAGATAAACTTTCTCATGTACTTGTATGTAAGACCTTTATAGCCGCTCTCACGCCCTCCTGCTCTTGTGCTTCTAAGGACAACCCTCATAGTAGGATTATCCATTTTCGCTAATTGCAGACTTGTGTATTCCTCTGAATTGATGTCTGCTGCCGCTTCAATAAAACTTCTTGTTACAATAATGCTGTTTGTAATAAAATCAATCTTCATTCCCTGCATGGTTAGAGTCTCCTTTAAACGTTATATTTTTAAGCTGCTTCTTTTGTAGCTGTTTCTTTGGAAAGTTCTTCTAATTCTGTCGTGTAAATATTCTTGTACTTATCAAGAAACCACTTCTTCACTGTCGCATACTTTCCCTTTTTTCCCTCCTGCAATTTCAGAATTTTTTCAAACAATTCCTGTTCTTCCTTGTCTCTGTTGGCTGTAATAAAGCGTTTCATTTCCTCAATGCTTAAACCTTTGTATGTAACTTTGTTTTCCTTTTTCTCAATGGGCTTTATCGTAATCTTAAAATCTGGAAAATCTTTTCTCAATGCAAGCATAGTCTTGTATGCGTCAGAATCAATAACGCCTGCTGCCTTGCTGAATCTTTTTGTGATGATAATTTCTCTTGTTACAAAGTTGATTGCATATCCTTTTGTGTTGTTCATAGTTGTTATTCTCCTTTTGTTTTCGTTCTGTTTTCTATGTGTTTATTCTACAATATTAGCTGTACAAAAATTTTGACTTTGATTGAATTTCTTCCTATTTGTAATGTTTCTAATTTGTACCAAAATAAACCTATTGAAATTTGTACCAAAATTGTTGACAAAACCGCTTTTTCATGATAAGATAATAGTATCAAAAAAGAGGTTCGTTTAAACTGGTACAAAAGGAGATTAAAAGAGCATGAAAGAAGAATATGGATATTGTAGAATCTCAACCCCTAAGCAGAATATAAGCAGACAGGAGCGGAACATTTTAGAGGTTTACCCTGCTGCACACATTATTAAAGAAGTTTTCACAGGAACAAAGACAACAGGCAGAAAGGAATGGAACAAACTCTATAAATTAGTAAAGCAAGAAGCGGCAGCAGGAAAAGAGATAACAATTATCTTTGATTCTGTTTCCAGAATGTCAAGAAATGCAGACGAGGGCTTTCAACTGTATGAAGAATTATTTAATCTGGGAATCAGCCTTGTGTTCTTAAAAGAGCCACATATCAATACAGATACCTACAAGAACGCTATCAACGTAGATATTCAGATGACAGGCACAAACGCTGATATTCTATTAAAGGCGGTAAAAGAATACTTAATGCAGCTTGCAAAGGAACAAATCAGAATTGCCTTTGAACAGGCAGAAAAAGAGGTTTTAGACCTACATCAGAGGACTTCCGAGGGAATTAAAACCGCTAAACTCAACGGAAAGCAGATAGGCAGAATCAAGGGCAACAAATACACCACTAAAAAGGAGACTGCCGCTAAAGAAATCATTTTAAAGAACAGCAAGGATTTTAACGGTACAAACACAGATTCCGAGGTTATCAAGATTGCAGGAATTTCCAGAAATTCCTATTACAAATATAAGGCAGAATTAAAAGCGGCAGCAGGAAATTAGAATCCTGCTGCCCTCTGCTTTATTTTCTTTTGTCTTTCACAAAACAACAAATTTCTATTAGCAAAATCCCCCATACCAAACCATGAAAAATCGCTGCCGCTTTAAACGCTGTATTCTCAACCGCTGCTTTAAGAAAAGAATCTGGCTCACTTCCTATTCTAAGGCTGTACAATCCATAATTAACAGGCTTGTACAGCATATATCCTATTATTGTGGCGGCTGCCCCTAGCACAATAGCAATAAGCGCATAAATCATCTTATAAACCTCTTTTCTCTTATTAGTCGCACTTTCTCTCAATATTTTAGAGTTTATAACTCTATTTGTCAAGAATCATGTAGCAATCACTTATACTATTTTCGAGGTGTAAACTACATGAAATACAATGAAAGAATAAGGGAAATCAGAGAAGATAATTCCCTAACCCAACAGAAAATTGCTGACCTGCTGCACATAGGGCAAAGAACCTATGCAGACTATGAAAGTGGCAAAACAAGAATCCCTGTTGATAACCTTTTGATTCTTGCCCGATTTTACAATGTGTCTATGGACTATATCACAGGCGCAAGCAACGTAAAAACAGAATATCCAAAAGCATAGGCAGCCGCATTTCTTTGTTTTAATGCTGCTGCCTATTGTTTTAACGCTTCTTTACTTCCTCTGCTATGTAAGAATCTAAGCGGCTAATTGCTGTCTGTAATTCCTTTTGTAAGGCTCTTAAATAGTATTTTGTACAGTTGGCAAGGCATTTAGCTTCTTCCTGCTTTTTGTCGCTGTATGCGGCTTCTGCTGCCCTTAAAAGACGCAATAGCGATTCTTGATTGTACTCCACTTCTAATAAATCTCTCATAATTGAATACAGTTCTTCCATTTTGTTTTCCTCTCTTTCATGGACTTGTTTTGACTGTATACAATTACATCTTTTCGAGGTTTTTCAGTAATTCATCAATTCCCCTTTCCGAAACAGCAATATAATATTTATGTGTTACCTGACTGTTACTATGCCCCATTTGATTACATAACAAATATTCCGGCGTATTAAGTGCTGCTAAATTTGTTCCGTATGTATGCCGCAAATAATGATATTTAAACAGTATATTATGTTCTCCCTGTAACGTCCTCGAATGATATTTCATGGAATTTACGGTCTGTATTTTCCCATTCGGCAGAGAATTAACCAATTCAAGAGAAGAAATCATTTC
The window above is part of the Lachnoclostridium edouardi genome. Proteins encoded here:
- a CDS encoding GTP pyrophosphokinase, whose amino-acid sequence is MASIPKNNQIDQWRSIMFLYDSALKAINTKIEIINNEFVQINKYNPIEHVKSRLKTPESIVKKLKRSGYDVTIDSMIEKLSDIAGIRIICSFRSDIYQIVDMIERQKDITVLYIKDYIKNPKPNGYRSYHMVVTIPIYLTSGPVETKVEIQIRTVAMDFWASLEHKIYYKFEGDAPDNLQQELKDCADMVDMLDAKMFSLNERILSYSKNNIAEQQED
- a CDS encoding S1 RNA-binding domain-containing protein, which encodes MEEIKNVQTETEEVQGAAESMEDYAAELEASYKALEQNKPSYEEDENPDAEKWQSVKQMMDEKTVVKVKVKEAVKGGVVTYLEELRAFIPASQISTEYVEKLEDMVGKSLETVVITADPEAKKLVLSGREVQKMKREEERNAKMAACHVGDIVDGTVDSLKPYGAFVNLENGLSGLIHISQISNQRIKHPGVVLQEGQKVTAKIISLTDGKVSLSMRALEPEEKEEPVHVEYKEKGEATTGLGALLKGLKF
- a CDS encoding Fur family transcriptional regulator, whose amino-acid sequence is MKRLKYSRQRESIKSCLMSRHDHPTADALYMSIHEEFPNISLGTVYRNLNLLVEMGEIRKLSCGDSAEHFDGDISPHYHFVCRSCGAVSDLPMEISSTLNDMASQHTKGHIENHTTYFYGTCEECLKKTQKEIS
- a CDS encoding NADH peroxidase, with protein sequence MKKWVCTVCGYVHEGETAPDVCPVCKAPADKFKEQSGEKTWAAEHVVGVAQGVSEDILMDLRANFEGECSEVGMYLAMARVAHREGYPEIGLYWEKAAYEEAEHAAKFAELLGEVVTDSTKKNLEMRVDAENGATAGKFDLAKRAKAANLDAIHDTVHEMARDEARHGKAFEGLLKRYFG
- a CDS encoding helix-turn-helix transcriptional regulator; its protein translation is MEKGISDSKRLSLIYLQELFLQKTDETHFLKMPQILAFLEKKDIFIDRRTVYTYFKLLNYTGFDIVSVREKGDCKYHHPQRIFDITELKFLIDSIAASKFLTEKKSKELIDKVKSLASDYDNVALNRSVLLGNRVKSINNTVLENLDSIYAAIADNSKITFQYMRWNPQRKLEYQKGGKLYSVSPYAVSLNADNYYLIAYDNAAELLKHYRIDKMKNINLLHEAREGKKIFKSFNPVDYTLKTFGMYGGREETVSIECSNSLVGVFIDRFGYAAHLRPDFDNADKTIVRISVNVSPQFYAWLFALSTSVKILSPDSVINEFIAMTDSVLKNYRN
- a CDS encoding recombinase family protein → MKEEYGYCRISTPKQNISRQERNILEVYPAAHIIKEVFTGTKTTGRKEWNKLYKLVKQEAAAGKEITIIFDSVSRMSRNADEGFQLYEELFNLGISLVFLKEPHINTDTYKNAINVDIQMTGTNADILLKAVKEYLMQLAKEQIRIAFEQAEKEVLDLHQRTSEGIKTAKLNGKQIGRIKGNKYTTKKETAAKEIILKNSKDFNGTNTDSEVIKIAGISRNSYYKYKAELKAAAGN
- a CDS encoding helix-turn-helix domain-containing protein — protein: MKYNERIREIREDNSLTQQKIADLLHIGQRTYADYESGKTRIPVDNLLILARFYNVSMDYITGASNVKTEYPKA